A stretch of the Uranotaenia lowii strain MFRU-FL chromosome 3, ASM2978415v1, whole genome shotgun sequence genome encodes the following:
- the LOC129757088 gene encoding pickpocket protein 28-like, which translates to MASLVNFEASDVNASHERIFGQLGFTPPTMLLELSQPCEQLIRFCYWLGQEEPCAEVFQTTRTHVGFCCSFNADAAMYVNKTNSPYRSQTPNIRVSGSGRHVGLSVLVDIEPQHYLAPTKSFFGAEVFIHSPDDLPGDSDFEDILQPGWDVDFGVTPIPIDSSDTLKRVPLKQRKCFMEGEGKLQSNNLFSLNYCMAECRLRTIIKLCNCVPFYYVGYNVSEAAHVPVCTLQNTNCLRLYRKFFYSLKPPKNIAEGRRLSFELGMDCDCMPSCTFLNYNVQSISSKRKSGPFTSSYFGGRNVSSYATLHVHFKDLYCVKYRREAFMTWDSLLASFGGIFGLCMGGSVLSIVELVYYFLIKPFTFYKQGEDQRSSADQRVRPLSTPSSSDGNGPFRKRKSSLMFRPQRYPVRYFERRNVICRTRMSGKNGRKKMSAERQITSSYELETRDENGVIILY; encoded by the exons ATGGCGAGTTTGGTGAATTTTGAAGCGTCAGACGTGAATGCCTCCCATGAGCGGATCTTCGGACAACTTGGCTTCACCCCGCCAACGATGCTTCTCGAGCTCAGTCAACCCTGTGAACAGCTGATCCGTTTTTGCTACTGGCTCGGACAGGAGGAACCCTGCGCGGAAGTATTTCAAACCACCCGGACCCACGTGGGCTTTTGTTGCTCCTTCAATGCGGACGCAGCGATGTACGTGAACAAAACCAACAGCCCGTACAGATCCCAGACGCCGAACATTCGGGTTTCCGGTTCCGGCAGGCACGTTGGTCTTTCGGTGCTGGTTGATATCGAGCCGCAGCATTATTTGGCACCGACAAAGTCATTCTTTGGAGCAGAAGTTTTCATCCACAGCCCGGACGATTTGCCTGGGGATTCGGACTTCGAGGATATCCTGCAGCCGGGTTGGGACGTGGACTTTGGTGTAACGCCGATTCCGATCGACAGCAGTGACACCCTGAAGCGGGTTCCGTTGAAACAACGCAAGTGTTTTATGGAAGGCGAGGGAAAGCTACAGTCGAATAATCTGTTTAGTTTGAACTACTGCATGGCGGAGTGTCGTCTTAGGACCATCATCAAGTTGTGCAACTGTGTACCTTTCTACTATGTTGGCTATA atgtttccGAGGCAGCTCATGTGCCTGTCTGTACTCTGCAGAATACAAACTGTTTACGCCTGTATAGAA aatttttctacagTTTAAAGCCTCCGAAAAACATCGCAGAAGGGCGTAGGTTGAGTTTTGAGCTCGGCATGGACTGTGACTGTATGCCGTCCTGCACTTTTTTg AACTATAACGTGCAAAGTATCTCAAGCAAAAGGAAATCAGGACCATTCACTTCATCATATTT TGGCGGTCGCAACGTGTCCAGCTACGCGACGCTCCACGTCCACTTCAAGGACCTGTACTGCGTCAAGTATCGACGGGAAGCGTTCATGACCTGGGACTCGCTGCTGGCTTCGTTCGGCGGAATCTTCGGGCTGTGCATGGGCGGTTCGGTGCTAAGCATTGTGGAGCTGGTTTACTATTTCCTCATAAAACCCTTTACGTTTTATAAGCAAGGTGAGGATCAACGTTCCTCTGCGGATCAACGTGTTCGACCGTTGAGTACTCCATCATCATCGGATGGAAATGGTCCGTTCCGGAAGCGGAAGAGCAGCTTAATGTTTCGGCCCCAGCGATATCCGGTGCGGTACTTTGAGAGAAGGAATGTCATCTGTCGGACTCGAATGAGCGGAAAAAATGGGCGGAAGAAAATGAGCGCCGAAAGACAAATAACTTCGAGCTACGAGTTGGAAACGAGAGATGAAAATGGGGTTATAATTCTGTATTAA